The following are encoded in a window of Amaranthus tricolor cultivar Red isolate AtriRed21 chromosome 2, ASM2621246v1, whole genome shotgun sequence genomic DNA:
- the LOC130807016 gene encoding transcription factor bHLH118-like, with product MFPFQRSCELSFKISDDGEQSEQNNLEDRIMLENNNVSIELNNSTNITNNNSGRGRGRGRGRGHRSSSLAGANNDEIERRILHRENERQRRQEMSNLFNSLRDSLPAELVQGKRSISDHVGEAINYIQHLKKNVMELEVKKNELKQSVESCNSTQEIGESSNTGFTESCVVIRQSVVGFEIEIIVRLDDEEFLLSNALQIVFDEGLDVVSFTSTKFNERLVHSLQCQVLITTQVDVNRLQQRLRDLFC from the exons ATGTTCCCTTTCCAACGAAGCTGTGAGTTGTCCTTCAAAATTAGTGATGATGGGGAACAAAGTGAACAAAATAATTTGGAAGATCGGATTATGCTTGAAAATAATAATGTTTCTATTGAGTTAAATAATAGTAcaaatattactaataataattcaGGAAGAGGACGAGGCCGAGGCCGAGGCCGGGGACATAGATCATCATCATTAGCGGGTGCTAATAATGATGAAATTGAGAGGAGAATTTTACATAGAGAAAATGAACGTCAAAGGAGACAAGAAATGTCCAATCTTTTTAATTCGCTTCGTGATTCCCTTCCTGCTGAATTAGTTCAG GGAAAAAGATCAATAAGTGATCATGTAGGAGAAGCTATAAATTACATCCAACACTTAAAGAAAAATGTGATGGAGCTTGAAGTGAAGAAAAATGAGCTTAAACAATCAGTAGAATCATGTAACTCTACTCAAGAAATAGGTGAATCAAGCAATACTGGGTTTACAGAAAGCTGTGTGGTAATCAGACAATCTGTAGTTGGTTTCGAAATAGAGATTATTGTTCGcttagatgatgaagaatttttgctctcaaatgccCTACAAATAGTTTTTGATGAAGGTCTTGATGTTGTTAGTTTTACTTCAACCAAATTTAATGAGAGGCTTGTTCATAGCTTACAATGTCAG GTTTTAATCACAACACAAGTGGATGTTAATCGACTTCAACAAAGATTGCGTGACCTTTTTTGCTGA
- the LOC130804665 gene encoding transcription factor bHLH120-like, with protein MFNNVHILGRSRRGRGRGRDRGRGRGQSSTLDPNYNNAIDASGPSNYNDDDDQKKSAHRELERQRRQEMSNLYSSLRSELPNEYIRGKRSASDHIAQAVNYIKDLEKNVKDLSNRRDELKASPEWANPTYHVGGSSNPTPRPGSVMINPRIGGLSIDIDVAYADDNFSLSTALQLLFEEGLSVSTCTSTKVNDRIVHNILCEVTDISCINFSRIQQRLINLVS; from the exons ATGTTTAATAATGTTCATATTTTAGGGAGATCAAGAAGAGGGCGAGGACGAGGTCGAGATCGTGGTCGTGGTCGAGGTCAAAGTTCAACCTTGGATCCTAATTATAACAATGCTATTGACGCTTCTGGTCCAAGTAactataatgatgatgatgaccaGAAGAAGTCGGCTCATAGGGAACTTGAACGTCAAAGAAGGCAGGAAATGTCTAATCTTTACTCATCTCTCCGCTCTGAGCTTCCTAATGAATATATTAGG GGGAAGAGATCTGCAAGTGATCACATAGCACAAGCAGTGAATTACATAAAGGATTTGGAGAAGAATGTAAAGGATCTTTCAAATAGAAGAGATGAGCTTAAAGCAAGCCCAGAATGGGCTAATCCTACCTATCATGTGGGAGGATCCAGCAATCCTACACCACGTCCTGGAAGTGTTATGATTAATCCACGTATTGGTGGGCTTAGTATAGACATTGATGTTGCCTATGCAGATGATAACTTCTCTCTTTCAACTGCACTTCAACTGCTTTTTGAGGAAGGGTTAAGTGTTTCTACCTGCACATCAACCAAAGTCAACGACAGGATTGTTCATAATATATTATGCGag GTGACGGATATATCATGCATAAATTTCAGTCGAATCCAGCAGAGATTGATTAACCTTGTTTCCTAA
- the LOC130804672 gene encoding transcription factor bHLH120-like, with product MSNISDLRSICVFPNIGFEYPSRNGLYIKYQLCQFSDIKYQLFHSHKLVLASVELEKPNHQKSSVELGFRYETHYFPTSDYIENNQIENQINWADYGLAGEGLEGVNYTNNNADELNNNGRRNNGDQDNDDEQKKNKKKKSSHKEIERQRRQEMSGLYSALRSQLPAEYIKGKRSASDHIAEAVNYIKDLEKSVKELSIRREELRASPEWANPTYHVGGSTNSASRPGSVMINPRMGGLGIQIDVPYEHDQSFSLSSALHVLYEEGLSVSSCTSTNVNDRIIHNIICQVMDMTSINFSWLEQRLINLVS from the exons ATGTCTAATATTTCGGATCTTCGATCGATTTGTGTATTTCCGAATATCGGATTTGAATATCCAAGTCGAAACGGATTGTATATCAAATATCAACTATGTCAGTTTTCAGATATCAAATATCAACTAT TTCATTCCCATAAGCTTGTATTAGCAAGTGTTGAATTGGAGAAACCAAATCATCAAAAAAGTTCAGTCGAATTAGGTTTTAGATATGAAACACAT TATTTCCCAACCAGTGATTATATTgaaaataatcaaattgaaaatcagatAAATTGGGCAGATTATGGATTAGCAGGTGAAGGATTAGAAGGTGTGAATTACACAAATAATAATGCTGATGAGCTTAACAATAATGGAAGAAGAAATAATGGTGATcaggataatgatgatgaacagaagaaaaacaagaagaagaaatcaTCCCATAAAGAAATTGAGCGTCAAAGAAGACAGGAAATGTCTGGACTTTACTCGGCTCTTCGTTCTCAGCTTCCTGCTGAATATATCAAG GGAAAGAGATCGGCAAGTGATCACATAGCAGAAGCAGTAAATTACATAAAGGACTTAGAGAAGAGTGTAAAAGAGCTTTCAATTAGAAGAGAAGAGCTAAGAGCAAGCCCAGAATGGGCTAATCCTACATATCATGTAGGTGGATCTACAAATTCTGCATCACGTCCTGGAAGTGTTATGATTAATCCACGTATGGGTGGGCTTGGAATACAAATTGATGTTCCATATGAACATGATCAAAGTTTCTCTTTATCATCTGCACTCCATGTTCTTTATGAGGAAGGACTAAGTGTTTCTAGTTGCACATCAACTAATGTCAATGACAGAATCATTCATAATATAATCTGCCAg GTGATGGACATGACTAGCATAAATTTCAGTTGGCTTGAGCAGAGATTAATTAATCTTGTTTCCTAA
- the LOC130804724 gene encoding putative disease resistance protein RGA3 produces the protein MADFGILIVEKLIEVIGSELIKEILVQRRYVSDLKAAVYDADDLFDEFITLAKLKQIDGNKRGKFSEKVRRFFSSNKNKFSQAKQMSRRVKANRKQLDAIADDYNKFGLSDTVNYTPIFRRREETCSYVDVKDIIGRDSDKKEILYVLLDPSASDEFCFLTIVGVGGLGKTALAQLVFQDESIQKGFLSLWVCVSDQDGGQFDVMTILCKILELLTNEKLDNTSSFELVQRKFQEQISGKKYFLVLDDIWNEDYANWKELEKFLRMGLVGSRIVVTTRSEKTASCIGSKHVHKLKGLSEEDSWSLFEMTAFEGVKDQELVKIGENIVKKCYNFPLSIKVFR, from the exons ATGGCTGATTTTGGAATCTTAATCGTTGAGAAACTCATTGAAGTGATTGGGAGCGAGCTGATCAAAGAGATTT TGGTTCAACGACGCTACGTTTCAGATCTCAAGGCTGCTGTTTATGATGCTGATGATTTGTTCGATGAGTTCATCACTCTGGCTAAACTCAAACAGATTGATGGCAACAAGCGTGGTAAGTTCTCCGAAAAGGTCCGTCGTTTCTTCtcttctaataaaaataaattcagtCAGGCTAAGCAAATGTCTCGTAGAGTTAAGGCAAATAGGAAGCAATTGGATGCTATTGctgatgattataataaatttGGGCTTAGTGATACTGTTAACTATACCCCTATTTTTAGGAGGCGGGAGGAAACTTGTTCTTATGTTGATGTAAAGGATATTATTGGGAGGGATTCTGATAAGAAGGAAATCTTATATGTGCTGTTAGATCCTAGTGCTAGTGATGAATTTTGTTTCTTGACTATTGTGGGAGTGGGTGGATTGGGAAAAACGGCTCTTGCTCAACTTGTATTTCAAGATGAGAGCATTCAAAAGGGGTTTTTGTCATTATGGGTATGTGTTTCAGATCAAGATGGGGGACAATTTGATGTGATGACAATACTTtgtaaaattttagaattaCTTACTAATGAGAAGCTAGATAATACATCCTCGTTTGAGTTAGTGCAAAGGAAGTTTCAAGAGCAAATTAGTGGAAAGAAGTACTTTTTAGTTCTTGATGATATATGGAATGAGGATTATGCAAATTGGAAGGAATTGGAGAAATTCTTGAGGATGGGTCTAGTGGGAAGCAGGATTGTGGTAACCACTCGTTCAGAGAAGACAGCTAGTTGCATAGGAAGTAAGCATGTCCATAAGTTAAAAGGTTTGTCCGAGGAGGATTCGTGGTCTTTATTTGAGATGACAGCATTTGAGGGAGTAAAAGATCAAGAGTTGGTTAAGATAGGGGagaatattgtaaaaaaatgCTACAACTTTCCCCTATCTATAAAAGTTTTTAGGTAG